In one window of Hevea brasiliensis isolate MT/VB/25A 57/8 chromosome 10, ASM3005281v1, whole genome shotgun sequence DNA:
- the LOC131168738 gene encoding uncharacterized protein LOC131168738 isoform X1: protein MSWLARSIANSLKLDDDDDDDRSPNPNVTESKSPPIPQSDHHSKSSSPTSPSSTASATTPRGVKEDLSELTKTLTRQFWGVASFLAPAPDPSSPSFPSSKISDGPGDNPQPHQLPDPEESNEDLIAGIRSDFAEIGGKFKSGISKLSSNVNVSEISKIASNFLQIGSEKDFTDEDLVGSAVGVTEEVIAFARDIAMHPETWLDFPVPDDEDFDDFDMSDAQQEHALAVERLAPRLAALRIELCPGYMSEGCFWKIYFVLLHPRLIKHDAELLSTPQIVEARAMLSHELQNKAKATKPGWSGIGTSRSTGTADLPHEESLSVPSHAEYESVPLKTSSIEVGHPTILANTSGNEAIPSGIVDEQETEKHPVLSTEMQIIDKAVVEEESVDQAKHRHLSSSSSKVLDEKFEDDADDWLKDESSEMVGTSGSTMHIGNDEDVSFSDLEEDDGDVPTSYKKVTSGSDASTKDSRDWVQLSKGSSDSVKDINPVSVKHAGSEQVSAANSESKESNDWLDVEDIDVM, encoded by the exons ATGTCATGGCTAGCGAGGTCAATTGCTAACTCTCTCAAGCTCGACGACGACGACGACGACGACCGTTCTCCTAACCCTAATGTCACCGAATCAAAATCACCCCCAATTCCTCAATCTGATCATCACTCCAAATCATCGTCACCAACATCTCCTTCATCCACAGCCTCCGCCACCACTCCACGTGGCGTCAAGGAAGACCTCTCCGAGCTCACTAAAACTTTAACCCGCCAATTCTGGGGCGTCGCCTCTTTCCTCGCTCCTGCACCTGATCCCTCCTCCCCTTCCTTTCCGTCTAGTAAGATCTCCGATGGACCGGGCGATAATCCCCAACCACACCAGTTGCCCGATCCGGAGGAATCCAATGAGGATTTGATTGCGGGAATTCGTAGCGACTTCGCCGAGATTGGTGGGAAATTCAAGTCTGGGATCTCTAAGTTGTCGAGTAACGTGAATGTGTCGGAGATCAGTAAAATCGCATCAAATTTCCTTCAGATTGGATCGGAAAAAGATTTCACTGACGAGGATTTGGTTGGCAGTGCTGTCGGTGTGACCGAGGAGGTTATAGCCTTTGCGAGGGATATCGCGATGCATCCAGAGACTTGGCTTGACTTTCCTGTTCCTGACGATGAAGATTTCGatg ATTTTGACATGTCTGATGCCCAACAAGAACATGCTTTGGCAGTTGAACGTCTTGCCCCCAGGTTAGCTGCTCTCCGAATTGAACTTTGTCCAGGATATATGAGTGAGGGCTGCTTTTGGAAGATTTACTTTGTACTTCTGCACCCTAGGCTCATTAAACATGATGCTGAGCTACTTTCAACTCCCCAG ATAGTGGAAGCAAGGGCAATGTTGTCACATGAGTTGCAGAACAAAGCTAAGGCAACCAAGCCAGGTTGGTCAGGAATTGGCACTTCTAGATCGACAGGAACTGCTGATTTACCACATGAAGAGTCTCTTTCTGTGCCATCTCATGCTGAGTATGAATCAGTGCCTCTAAAGACATCCAGCATTGAAGTAGGCCATCCCACTATTTTAGCCAATACATCTGGCAATGAAGCAATTCCTTCTGGTATTGTAGATGAACAAGAAACAGAGAAGCACCCAGTTCTGAGTactgaaatgcaaattattgacAAAGCTGTGGTTGAGGAGGAATCAGTTGACCAGGCCAAACATCGACATCTATCTAGTTCCTCTTCTAAAGTTTTAGATGAGAAATTTGAGGATGATGCTGATGATTGGTTGAAAGATGAAAGTTCTGAAATGGTAGGCACAAGTGGGAGCACAATGCATATCGGAAATGATGAGGATGTATCATTCAGTGATCTTGAAGAAGATGATGGAGATGTGCCTACAAGTTATAAGAAAGTAACATCGGGTTCTGATGCTTCAACAAAAGACTCACGAGATTGGGTTCAGTTGAGCAAAGGCTCTTCAGACTCGGTTAAGGATATTAATCCTGTCAGCGTGAAACATGCGGGGTCTGAGCAGGTAAGTGCTGCTAACTCTGAATCCAAGGAGTCCAATGATTGGCTTGATGTTGAGGACATTGATGTGATGTGA
- the LOC131169573 gene encoding uncharacterized protein LOC131169573, whose protein sequence is MDAYSSSYSSSSSSPMYISQYPHEGKGLKASQLLHSVRKPQLKPWKKPIAPLAPTPPRVYKVDPINFKDLVQKLTGAPEPSQPQQRLQRVAPPPLVLDKDKPALFSREFAAAAPLQLLPSPVKTPFSALFQELMSDTTDPKLKKISDSVVASPSLELNLLSPSTHGWCSFPLLSPGTLSSLEQSTVL, encoded by the coding sequence ATGGATGCTTATTCTTCTAGctattcttcttcctcttcctcaccAATGTATATTTCCCAATACCCACATGAAGGAAAGGGCCTAAAGGCATCGCAATTGCTTCATTCGGTTCGTAAGCCCCAGTTGAAGCCATGGAAGAAACCTATAGCACCATTGGCACCAACCCCACCAAGAGTGTACAAGGTCGACCCTATAAACTTCAAGGATCTTGTTCAAAAGCTCACCGGTGCACCTGAGCCGTCGCAGCCTCAACAGCGGCTCCAACGTGTGGCGCCTCCTCCGCTTGTTCTTGATAAAGACAAACCGGCATTGTTTAGCAGAGAGTTCGCAGCAGCAGCACCTTTGCAGCTCCTTCCTTCCCCTGTGAAAACCCCATTTTCTGCTTTATTTCAGGAGTTGATGTCTGATACAACTGATCCCAAACTCAAGAAGATTTCTGATAGTGTAGTAGCTTCGCCTTCGCTCGAATTGAACCTCTTGTCTCCATCAACCCATGGCTGGTGTTCTTTTCCTCTTCTGAGTCCTGGAACACTTTCCAGCTTGGAGCAAAGCACAGTCCTTTAA
- the LOC131168738 gene encoding uncharacterized protein LOC131168738 isoform X3, which yields MSWLARSIANSLKLDDDDDDDRSPNPNVTESKSPPIPQSDHHSKSSSPTSPSSTASATTPRGVKEDLSELTKTLTRQFWGVASFLAPAPDPSSPSFPSSKISDGPGDNPQPHQLPDPEESNEDLIAGIRSDFAEIGGKFKSGISKLSSNVNVSEISKIASNFLQIGSEKDFTDEDLVGSAVGVTEEVIAFARDIAMHPETWLDFPVPDDEDFDDFDMSDAQQEHALAVERLAPRLAALRIELCPGYMSEGCFWKIYFVLLHPRLIKHDAELLSTPQIVEARAMLSHELQNKAKATKPGWSGIGTSRSTGTADLPHEESLSVPSHAEYESVPLKTSSIEVGHPTILANTSGNEAIPSGIVDEQETEKHPVLSTEMQIIDKAVVEEESVDQAKHRHLSSSSSKVLDEKFEDDADDWLKDESSEMVGTSGSTMHIGNDEDVSFSDLEEDDGDVPTSYKKVTSGSDASTKDSRDWVQLSKGSSDSVKDINPVSVKHAGSEQRQWEELYCAE from the exons ATGTCATGGCTAGCGAGGTCAATTGCTAACTCTCTCAAGCTCGACGACGACGACGACGACGACCGTTCTCCTAACCCTAATGTCACCGAATCAAAATCACCCCCAATTCCTCAATCTGATCATCACTCCAAATCATCGTCACCAACATCTCCTTCATCCACAGCCTCCGCCACCACTCCACGTGGCGTCAAGGAAGACCTCTCCGAGCTCACTAAAACTTTAACCCGCCAATTCTGGGGCGTCGCCTCTTTCCTCGCTCCTGCACCTGATCCCTCCTCCCCTTCCTTTCCGTCTAGTAAGATCTCCGATGGACCGGGCGATAATCCCCAACCACACCAGTTGCCCGATCCGGAGGAATCCAATGAGGATTTGATTGCGGGAATTCGTAGCGACTTCGCCGAGATTGGTGGGAAATTCAAGTCTGGGATCTCTAAGTTGTCGAGTAACGTGAATGTGTCGGAGATCAGTAAAATCGCATCAAATTTCCTTCAGATTGGATCGGAAAAAGATTTCACTGACGAGGATTTGGTTGGCAGTGCTGTCGGTGTGACCGAGGAGGTTATAGCCTTTGCGAGGGATATCGCGATGCATCCAGAGACTTGGCTTGACTTTCCTGTTCCTGACGATGAAGATTTCGatg ATTTTGACATGTCTGATGCCCAACAAGAACATGCTTTGGCAGTTGAACGTCTTGCCCCCAGGTTAGCTGCTCTCCGAATTGAACTTTGTCCAGGATATATGAGTGAGGGCTGCTTTTGGAAGATTTACTTTGTACTTCTGCACCCTAGGCTCATTAAACATGATGCTGAGCTACTTTCAACTCCCCAG ATAGTGGAAGCAAGGGCAATGTTGTCACATGAGTTGCAGAACAAAGCTAAGGCAACCAAGCCAGGTTGGTCAGGAATTGGCACTTCTAGATCGACAGGAACTGCTGATTTACCACATGAAGAGTCTCTTTCTGTGCCATCTCATGCTGAGTATGAATCAGTGCCTCTAAAGACATCCAGCATTGAAGTAGGCCATCCCACTATTTTAGCCAATACATCTGGCAATGAAGCAATTCCTTCTGGTATTGTAGATGAACAAGAAACAGAGAAGCACCCAGTTCTGAGTactgaaatgcaaattattgacAAAGCTGTGGTTGAGGAGGAATCAGTTGACCAGGCCAAACATCGACATCTATCTAGTTCCTCTTCTAAAGTTTTAGATGAGAAATTTGAGGATGATGCTGATGATTGGTTGAAAGATGAAAGTTCTGAAATGGTAGGCACAAGTGGGAGCACAATGCATATCGGAAATGATGAGGATGTATCATTCAGTGATCTTGAAGAAGATGATGGAGATGTGCCTACAAGTTATAAGAAAGTAACATCGGGTTCTGATGCTTCAACAAAAGACTCACGAGATTGGGTTCAGTTGAGCAAAGGCTCTTCAGACTCGGTTAAGGATATTAATCCTGTCAGCGTGAAACATGCGGGGTCTGAGCAG AGACAATGGGAGGAACTCTATTGTGCTGAGTAG
- the LOC131168738 gene encoding uncharacterized protein LOC131168738 isoform X2: protein MSWLARSIANSLKLDDDDDDDRSPNPNVTESKSPPIPQSDHHSKSSSPTSPSSTASATTPRGVKEDLSELTKTLTRQFWGVASFLAPAPDPSSPSFPSSKISDGPGDNPQPHQLPDPEESNEDLIAGIRSDFAEIGGKFKSGISKLSSNVNVSEISKIASNFLQIGSEKDFTDEDLVGSAVGVTEEVIAFARDIAMHPETWLDFPVPDDEDFDDFDMSDAQQEHALAVERLAPRLAALRIELCPGYMSEGCFWKIYFVLLHPRLIKHDAELLSTPQIVEARAMLSHELQNKAKATKPGWSGIGTSRSTGTADLPHEESLSVPSHAEYESVPLKTSSIEVGHPTILANTSGNEAIPSGIVDEQETEKHPVLSTEMQIIDKAVVEEESVDQAKHRHLSSSSSKVLDEKFEDDADDWLKDESSEMVGTSGSTMHIGNDEDVSFSDLEEDDGDVPTSYKKVTSGSDASTKDSRDWVQLSKGSSDSVKDINPVSVKHAGSEQILSSAFSREMMNLEV from the exons ATGTCATGGCTAGCGAGGTCAATTGCTAACTCTCTCAAGCTCGACGACGACGACGACGACGACCGTTCTCCTAACCCTAATGTCACCGAATCAAAATCACCCCCAATTCCTCAATCTGATCATCACTCCAAATCATCGTCACCAACATCTCCTTCATCCACAGCCTCCGCCACCACTCCACGTGGCGTCAAGGAAGACCTCTCCGAGCTCACTAAAACTTTAACCCGCCAATTCTGGGGCGTCGCCTCTTTCCTCGCTCCTGCACCTGATCCCTCCTCCCCTTCCTTTCCGTCTAGTAAGATCTCCGATGGACCGGGCGATAATCCCCAACCACACCAGTTGCCCGATCCGGAGGAATCCAATGAGGATTTGATTGCGGGAATTCGTAGCGACTTCGCCGAGATTGGTGGGAAATTCAAGTCTGGGATCTCTAAGTTGTCGAGTAACGTGAATGTGTCGGAGATCAGTAAAATCGCATCAAATTTCCTTCAGATTGGATCGGAAAAAGATTTCACTGACGAGGATTTGGTTGGCAGTGCTGTCGGTGTGACCGAGGAGGTTATAGCCTTTGCGAGGGATATCGCGATGCATCCAGAGACTTGGCTTGACTTTCCTGTTCCTGACGATGAAGATTTCGatg ATTTTGACATGTCTGATGCCCAACAAGAACATGCTTTGGCAGTTGAACGTCTTGCCCCCAGGTTAGCTGCTCTCCGAATTGAACTTTGTCCAGGATATATGAGTGAGGGCTGCTTTTGGAAGATTTACTTTGTACTTCTGCACCCTAGGCTCATTAAACATGATGCTGAGCTACTTTCAACTCCCCAG ATAGTGGAAGCAAGGGCAATGTTGTCACATGAGTTGCAGAACAAAGCTAAGGCAACCAAGCCAGGTTGGTCAGGAATTGGCACTTCTAGATCGACAGGAACTGCTGATTTACCACATGAAGAGTCTCTTTCTGTGCCATCTCATGCTGAGTATGAATCAGTGCCTCTAAAGACATCCAGCATTGAAGTAGGCCATCCCACTATTTTAGCCAATACATCTGGCAATGAAGCAATTCCTTCTGGTATTGTAGATGAACAAGAAACAGAGAAGCACCCAGTTCTGAGTactgaaatgcaaattattgacAAAGCTGTGGTTGAGGAGGAATCAGTTGACCAGGCCAAACATCGACATCTATCTAGTTCCTCTTCTAAAGTTTTAGATGAGAAATTTGAGGATGATGCTGATGATTGGTTGAAAGATGAAAGTTCTGAAATGGTAGGCACAAGTGGGAGCACAATGCATATCGGAAATGATGAGGATGTATCATTCAGTGATCTTGAAGAAGATGATGGAGATGTGCCTACAAGTTATAAGAAAGTAACATCGGGTTCTGATGCTTCAACAAAAGACTCACGAGATTGGGTTCAGTTGAGCAAAGGCTCTTCAGACTCGGTTAAGGATATTAATCCTGTCAGCGTGAAACATGCGGGGTCTGAGCAG ATTCTCAGTTCTGCATTCAGTAGAGAAATGATGAATTTAGAAGTCTAA